A region from the Azospirillum thermophilum genome encodes:
- a CDS encoding helix-turn-helix transcriptional regulator — translation MDDKTGGLPPRFLRTPEAARFLGLSGRTLEKHRVYGTGPRYRKIGGRVVYAVEDLRNWADQGLRTSTSDPGAGTVRPAKPANR, via the coding sequence ATGGACGACAAGACCGGCGGTCTGCCGCCGCGCTTCCTGCGCACGCCCGAGGCCGCGCGCTTCCTCGGCCTGTCCGGCCGGACCCTGGAGAAGCACCGCGTCTACGGCACCGGCCCGCGCTACCGCAAGATCGGCGGCCGGGTGGTCTACGCCGTCGAGGATCTGAGGAACTGGGCCGACCAGGGCCTGCGCACCTCCACCTCCGACCCCGGCGCCGGCACCGTGCGGCCGGCCAAACCGGCGAACCGTTGA
- a CDS encoding replication initiator protein A produces the protein MDGVFPIGDRPMQLDLFVALPGDMAVRDQQDLMAHPFFSLAKSKRTAPIDYAAGDVRIRVEGTAEHGLATIWDADVLIWAASQLVEARDAGLRTARLLSATPHQILTFTGRGTSRRDYQRLRAALDRLQATTVVTNLRQPDLRRRHRFSWINEWKERADAAGRPLGLELILPDWFYQGVLADAFVLTIGREYFGLTGGIERWLYRLARKHAGRQPDGWAFDFRHLHAKSGSLARFANFAIDLRTVARRQRLPGYRLAVERRPDGGERLRFAPQIYPQTRGINR, from the coding sequence ATGGACGGGGTCTTCCCGATCGGTGACCGGCCGATGCAGCTCGACCTGTTCGTGGCGCTGCCCGGCGACATGGCGGTGCGCGACCAGCAGGACCTGATGGCGCACCCGTTCTTCTCGCTCGCCAAGTCGAAGCGCACCGCGCCCATCGACTACGCCGCGGGCGACGTGCGCATCCGCGTCGAGGGCACGGCCGAGCACGGCCTCGCCACCATCTGGGACGCCGACGTGCTGATCTGGGCGGCCAGCCAGCTCGTCGAGGCGCGTGACGCCGGCCTGCGCACCGCGCGCCTACTCAGCGCCACGCCGCACCAGATCCTCACCTTCACCGGCCGCGGCACCTCGCGGCGCGACTACCAGCGCCTGCGCGCCGCCCTCGACCGGCTCCAGGCGACCACGGTGGTCACCAACCTCCGCCAGCCCGACCTGCGGCGCCGGCACCGCTTCTCCTGGATCAACGAGTGGAAGGAGCGCGCCGACGCCGCCGGCCGGCCGCTTGGGCTGGAGCTGATCCTACCGGACTGGTTCTACCAGGGCGTCCTCGCCGACGCCTTCGTGCTCACCATCGGGCGGGAGTACTTCGGCCTCACCGGCGGCATCGAACGCTGGCTGTACCGGCTGGCCCGCAAGCACGCCGGCCGCCAGCCGGACGGCTGGGCCTTCGACTTCCGCCACCTGCACGCCAAGTCGGGCAGCCTCGCCCGTTTCGCCAACTTCGCCATCGACCTGCGCACCGTCGCCCGGCGCCAGCGGCTGCCGGGCTACCGGCTGGCCGTCGAGCGCCGGCCGGACGGCGGCGAACGGCTGCGCTTCGCGCCGCAGATTTATCCACAGACGCGGGGGATAAACCGGTGA
- a CDS encoding chromosome partitioning protein: MIVALVNQARGAGRTTLAVHLAGELALRGKRVALLDTDRCSGALEWAECRRRNGLPALFETIGIPSPHLRCGVWGLHARFDHVVIDTPAASSAALRAALLAADTVLVPTHPERDAVGRCAATLQLVIEALAVEPALTASVVLTHAPAGLEIEPGTEMTVCGLRLPVAAAAVGERMSFAMSRGTGLLVQEIDFVGPAEVDVRRLVDEVFGRVPTGKTD; the protein is encoded by the coding sequence ATGATCGTGGCGCTCGTGAACCAGGCCCGCGGTGCCGGGCGGACGACGCTGGCCGTCCATCTCGCCGGCGAGCTGGCGCTCCGGGGCAAGCGGGTGGCGCTGCTCGACACCGACCGGTGCTCCGGTGCCTTGGAGTGGGCCGAATGCCGGCGGCGCAACGGTCTGCCGGCGCTGTTCGAGACCATCGGCATCCCCAGCCCGCACCTGCGCTGTGGCGTCTGGGGCCTGCACGCCCGTTTCGACCACGTGGTCATCGATACCCCGGCGGCGTCCTCCGCGGCCCTGCGCGCGGCGCTGCTGGCGGCGGACACCGTGCTGGTGCCGACGCACCCCGAACGGGACGCCGTGGGGCGCTGCGCCGCCACCCTGCAGCTGGTGATCGAGGCGCTGGCGGTCGAGCCGGCCCTGACGGCGTCGGTGGTCCTGACGCATGCCCCCGCGGGCCTTGAGATCGAACCGGGCACCGAGATGACCGTCTGCGGCCTGCGTCTGCCCGTGGCCGCCGCGGCGGTGGGCGAGCGGATGAGCTTCGCCATGAGCCGGGGCACCGGGCTGCTGGTGCAAGAGATCGACTTCGTCGGGCCGGCCGAGGTCGATGTCCGGCGGCTGGTCGATGAGGTGTTTGGCCGCGTCCCGACGGGGAAAACGGACTGA
- a CDS encoding type IV secretory system conjugative DNA transfer family protein, with amino-acid sequence MTDRSSVILGAYGRHLLRERTMQPVLVIGPTGSGKTTTTVHPTLLAAWDESAVVWDFKGSVTEDTSRARTRFGDVIVLDLARRGGSRYNPLMAVRPEPYLVPDCQHAARVLTEGEQEGHWRNAAFSYLTGVFVYLLTAAADSEKSLAGARRHILLGDDGLTLMLAEGIHPTAQRAAQELWDKSLALAEERGTGEGEGKGRPGGGSAPPDKSLHYRKSVYVTASVLLAEFEDPVMEAQTAVSDFSVSDLVAGERPVTLYIVARPLDARRLRRVFKLILTQMVDFLTIDRALADDGRARRWRLLVVLDEFLQFHLREAAEWIKYVREYGIRLLLLAQSLWEVEEEYGRGLTANCRLVVFRPNSSDEAERISRMVGEAIEEVPTRSTSKGLLDLFPTVSRGVRVDRRPVLPMHEALEMGGDDLIVFGYGKPIRATRLHPYADPRWRPLYGRATAAWTPNPDANRWFGAVGPAAEGGMPDAPAAPRRPGKPPRLWT; translated from the coding sequence ATGACCGACCGCTCCTCCGTCATCCTCGGCGCCTATGGCCGGCACCTGCTGCGCGAGCGCACCATGCAGCCGGTCCTCGTCATCGGCCCGACCGGCTCGGGTAAGACCACCACCACCGTGCACCCGACGCTGCTGGCGGCCTGGGACGAAAGCGCCGTGGTCTGGGACTTCAAGGGCTCGGTCACCGAGGACACCAGCCGCGCCCGCACCCGCTTCGGCGACGTCATCGTGCTCGACCTCGCCCGCCGGGGTGGCTCCCGCTACAACCCGCTGATGGCGGTGCGGCCGGAGCCGTACCTCGTCCCCGACTGCCAGCACGCCGCCCGCGTTCTCACCGAGGGCGAGCAGGAGGGGCACTGGCGCAACGCCGCCTTCTCCTACCTCACCGGCGTCTTCGTCTACCTCCTCACCGCAGCGGCCGATTCCGAGAAGTCGCTGGCCGGAGCGCGGCGGCACATCCTGCTCGGCGACGACGGGCTGACGCTCATGCTGGCCGAGGGCATCCACCCGACCGCCCAGCGCGCCGCCCAGGAGCTGTGGGACAAGAGCCTGGCGCTGGCCGAGGAGCGCGGCACCGGCGAGGGCGAGGGCAAGGGGCGGCCGGGCGGCGGCTCCGCTCCCCCCGACAAGAGCCTGCACTACCGGAAGTCGGTCTACGTCACCGCCTCGGTGCTGCTGGCCGAGTTCGAGGACCCGGTTATGGAGGCCCAGACCGCCGTCAGCGACTTTTCGGTCTCCGACCTCGTGGCCGGCGAGCGGCCGGTCACCCTCTACATCGTCGCCCGCCCGCTCGACGCCCGGCGGCTTCGCCGGGTGTTCAAGCTGATTCTGACGCAGATGGTGGACTTCCTCACCATCGACCGGGCACTGGCTGATGACGGCCGGGCGCGGCGCTGGCGGCTGCTGGTCGTGCTCGACGAGTTCCTGCAGTTCCACCTCCGCGAAGCGGCGGAGTGGATCAAGTACGTCCGCGAATACGGCATCCGCCTGCTGCTGCTGGCCCAGAGCCTGTGGGAGGTCGAGGAGGAGTACGGCCGCGGCCTCACCGCCAACTGCCGGCTGGTGGTCTTCCGCCCCAACTCCTCGGACGAGGCCGAACGGATCAGCCGGATGGTCGGCGAGGCCATCGAGGAGGTGCCGACCCGCTCGACCTCCAAGGGGTTGCTCGACCTCTTCCCCACCGTCAGCCGCGGCGTGCGGGTGGACCGCCGGCCGGTGTTGCCAATGCACGAAGCGCTGGAGATGGGCGGGGACGACCTGATCGTCTTCGGCTACGGCAAGCCGATCCGCGCCACCCGCCTGCACCCCTACGCCGATCCGCGCTGGCGCCCGCTCTACGGCCGCGCCACGGCGGCCTGGACTCCCAACCCGGACGCCAACCGCTGGTTCGGCGCCGTCGGCCCGGCCGCCGAGGGCGGCATGCCCGACGCGCCAGCGGCGCCCCGGCGTCCCGGCAAACCCCCGAGGCTCTGGACATGA
- a CDS encoding CpaF/VirB11 family protein — MTELVVIDEPARREMLLLALRRLMDGLFGDLLSREDVANVLVLPPRRGSTRCRVIVKNGPSPEFVREADPDQVRRFLAYVAGFQRKELRRDRPTLDVTLPETGERIHADIEPVTTGPACSIRKPYRGRITLDDWVLSGAATTLQARLLRRLIDGRRTVVIAGDVDTGKTTLLRACLEEPAFAHGLPAVLQDPYEFEPPCPFAYAMVADPWAEPPVTLETLVANALRVPMTHLVLGEVRRAEARQMVVGWTTGHPGLCTVHAGSAWDALDRIAQMVGLGGITMDALQMRWIAKAVHAVVHLARDGTGKRFVNEIVRVERFDPDRGFVLRPLGAGELDGGGEHAELA; from the coding sequence ATGACCGAACTGGTGGTGATCGACGAGCCGGCGCGCCGCGAGATGCTGCTGCTGGCCCTGCGCCGGCTGATGGACGGGCTGTTCGGCGACCTGCTGTCCCGCGAGGACGTCGCCAACGTCCTGGTGCTGCCGCCCCGGCGCGGCTCCACCCGCTGCCGTGTCATCGTGAAGAACGGTCCGTCCCCGGAGTTCGTCCGCGAGGCCGACCCTGACCAGGTGCGCCGGTTCCTGGCCTACGTCGCCGGCTTCCAGCGCAAGGAGCTGCGCCGCGACCGCCCGACCCTCGACGTCACCCTGCCGGAGACCGGCGAGCGCATCCACGCCGATATCGAGCCGGTCACCACCGGCCCGGCCTGCTCGATCCGCAAGCCCTATCGCGGCCGCATCACGCTCGACGACTGGGTGCTGTCCGGCGCCGCGACAACACTCCAGGCGCGGCTCCTCCGCCGGCTGATCGACGGGCGCCGCACCGTGGTGATCGCCGGCGACGTCGACACCGGCAAGACGACGCTGCTGCGCGCCTGCCTGGAGGAACCGGCCTTTGCGCACGGCCTGCCGGCGGTGCTCCAGGACCCCTATGAGTTCGAGCCGCCGTGCCCCTTTGCCTACGCCATGGTCGCCGACCCCTGGGCCGAGCCGCCGGTCACCCTGGAGACGCTGGTCGCCAACGCCCTGCGCGTGCCAATGACGCATCTGGTATTGGGCGAGGTGCGCCGGGCCGAGGCGCGGCAGATGGTGGTCGGCTGGACCACCGGGCACCCGGGGCTGTGCACCGTGCACGCCGGCTCCGCCTGGGACGCGCTCGACCGCATCGCCCAGATGGTCGGGCTGGGCGGCATCACCATGGACGCCCTGCAGATGCGCTGGATCGCCAAGGCGGTGCACGCGGTGGTGCACCTCGCCCGGGACGGCACGGGCAAGCGCTTCGTCAACGAGATCGTGCGGGTCGAGCGCTTCGACCCGGACCGGGGGTTCGTCCTCCGCCCGCTGGGGGCGGGGGAGCTTGACGGTGGAGGTGAGCATGCGGAGCTTGCGTGA
- a CDS encoding VirB3 family type IV secretion system protein, which produces MRRTSVRPTKMPLGVPMELLAIAIWLAAELWLALGAIPQAVAGFLLVFLTARYLTRRDPWWLEIVRQNASAWLLRALRTRGRSLFLSSYRAPR; this is translated from the coding sequence GTGCGCCGCACCTCGGTGCGGCCGACCAAGATGCCGCTCGGCGTGCCCATGGAGCTGCTGGCCATCGCGATCTGGCTGGCCGCGGAGCTGTGGCTGGCGCTCGGCGCCATCCCGCAGGCGGTGGCGGGGTTCCTGCTGGTTTTTCTGACGGCGCGGTATCTCACCCGCCGCGATCCCTGGTGGCTGGAGATCGTCCGCCAGAACGCCTCGGCCTGGCTGCTGCGGGCGCTGCGCACCCGAGGCCGCTCGCTGTTCCTCTCCTCCTACCGCGCCCCGAGGTGA
- a CDS encoding conjugal transfer protein TrbE has translation MLDVTAFGDGFDALSRHLPWDCFVWPGVVLLEEDGALMAVVEYGGRDQDGQDPAERMQTALAAGNVLFPFTGGWTFHFEMQRREVGGYPRSTGAHPVSELIDGERRARLDASGRQLRTRTFVAITYTPSRPTTRTVASWFTRNPPERARPDVMRDHVEPFRQLVLQFASLLGRAVGWARMLDDDGVQTVLHNCVSPVHQTYVAAPDIPGFPIKANLVDVGFKPGSFPAWSNGAENWHVRVLGIGGYPRVSHPGLLNVLDKLPFEFRWSVRFEAMDHVQARGVFAALWRKHDDTSYDWRSVLLRAVGGYAALRHDPVGVMEALEAEAARLEAEQAGTSSGWMTPTAVLWGRSVEEVEERRDELVKALRTLGFTVIEETWGAERAWYGTLPGHVRPNPRKVPLTQVQLADFLILSSAWGGPERNPHLKCDPLMQLEAEGGTPLRFDIHQGQDGAALVIGPPRTGKSTVLAFMGHQFLARVPNGRVVWIDVDATESTSLVATWAADGEFLSMGSGDGALGDLALQPLADVDTPNGFAWGHGFVMDLLRLQGVLAPGNLSAAEAGDAVDAALHLLAVSPPGERTLSHLAHLVQDNAVRVALEPYCRGGPYGDLVDAAEDRFLGSAWTTVDIGALIDRGPGAAPVIKALFRRFYRLFEDGRPTLFLVDEAFKALKHQPAELDELRRRGPKKNVALVLATHQLDDIEGSAIAAMLKTIQVLVLLADPNAAKRSILRDWGLNATQAAQVARAMPRRDVFFRTPEGSRLGQLTLDPAALAVCGCGGTAHKRRAFELRTEVGPQRFAAEWLRRNGLTEAADTLETLHEGETT, from the coding sequence ATGCTCGACGTGACTGCCTTCGGCGACGGTTTCGACGCCTTGTCCCGGCACCTGCCATGGGACTGCTTCGTCTGGCCCGGCGTGGTGCTGCTGGAGGAGGACGGCGCGCTGATGGCCGTGGTGGAGTACGGCGGGCGCGACCAGGACGGCCAGGATCCGGCCGAGCGGATGCAGACGGCACTCGCCGCCGGCAATGTGCTGTTCCCTTTTACCGGCGGCTGGACCTTCCATTTCGAGATGCAGCGGCGCGAGGTCGGCGGCTACCCGCGCTCCACCGGAGCGCACCCCGTGTCCGAGCTGATCGACGGCGAGCGCCGCGCCCGGCTGGACGCGAGTGGTCGCCAACTGCGCACCCGCACCTTCGTGGCGATCACCTACACGCCGTCTCGGCCCACCACGCGCACCGTGGCGTCCTGGTTCACCCGCAACCCGCCGGAACGCGCCCGGCCGGACGTCATGCGTGACCACGTCGAACCGTTCCGCCAACTGGTTCTCCAGTTCGCCAGCCTGCTTGGCCGCGCCGTGGGCTGGGCGCGCATGCTGGACGACGACGGCGTGCAGACCGTGCTGCACAACTGCGTCTCGCCCGTCCACCAGACCTACGTGGCGGCACCCGACATCCCCGGCTTCCCGATCAAGGCCAATCTGGTGGACGTCGGATTCAAGCCCGGCTCGTTCCCGGCCTGGAGCAACGGCGCGGAGAATTGGCACGTCCGCGTTCTCGGCATCGGCGGCTACCCCAGGGTCAGCCACCCCGGCCTGCTCAACGTGCTGGACAAGCTGCCCTTCGAATTCCGCTGGTCGGTGCGCTTCGAGGCCATGGACCACGTGCAGGCACGCGGCGTCTTCGCAGCACTCTGGCGCAAGCACGACGACACCTCCTATGACTGGCGCTCGGTGCTGCTGCGCGCCGTCGGCGGCTACGCCGCCCTGCGCCACGACCCGGTCGGCGTCATGGAGGCGCTGGAGGCCGAGGCGGCACGCCTGGAAGCCGAGCAGGCCGGCACTAGCTCGGGCTGGATGACTCCCACCGCCGTGCTGTGGGGCCGTTCGGTCGAGGAGGTGGAGGAACGGCGGGACGAACTGGTCAAGGCGCTGCGCACGCTGGGCTTCACCGTCATTGAGGAGACCTGGGGGGCCGAACGCGCGTGGTACGGCACGCTGCCCGGCCACGTCCGCCCCAACCCGCGCAAGGTGCCGCTGACCCAGGTCCAGCTCGCCGACTTCCTCATCCTCTCCTCGGCCTGGGGCGGGCCGGAACGCAACCCGCACCTCAAATGCGACCCCCTGATGCAGTTGGAGGCCGAGGGCGGCACGCCGCTGAGGTTCGACATCCACCAGGGCCAGGACGGGGCGGCGCTGGTGATCGGCCCGCCGCGCACCGGCAAGTCCACCGTGCTGGCCTTCATGGGGCACCAGTTCCTCGCCCGCGTTCCGAATGGGCGCGTTGTATGGATCGACGTCGATGCCACCGAGAGCACGTCGCTGGTGGCGACCTGGGCGGCCGACGGCGAGTTCCTCTCCATGGGCTCCGGCGACGGCGCGCTCGGCGACCTCGCCTTGCAGCCGCTGGCCGACGTGGACACCCCGAATGGCTTTGCCTGGGGGCATGGCTTCGTCATGGACCTGCTGCGCCTGCAAGGCGTGTTGGCGCCGGGCAACCTCTCGGCCGCCGAGGCGGGCGACGCGGTGGACGCGGCGCTGCACCTGCTGGCCGTCTCGCCGCCCGGAGAGCGCACGCTGTCGCACCTCGCCCACCTGGTGCAGGACAACGCCGTCCGCGTGGCGCTGGAGCCCTATTGTCGGGGCGGCCCCTACGGTGATCTCGTCGATGCCGCCGAGGATCGCTTCCTCGGCTCCGCCTGGACCACGGTGGACATCGGCGCGCTGATCGACCGCGGCCCCGGCGCCGCCCCGGTGATCAAGGCGCTGTTCCGCCGCTTCTACCGCCTGTTCGAGGATGGACGGCCGACCCTGTTCCTGGTGGACGAGGCGTTCAAGGCGCTGAAGCACCAGCCGGCCGAGCTGGACGAGCTGCGCCGGCGCGGGCCGAAGAAGAACGTCGCGCTGGTGCTGGCCACCCACCAGCTCGACGACATCGAGGGCTCGGCCATCGCGGCGATGCTGAAGACCATCCAGGTCCTGGTGCTGCTCGCCGACCCGAACGCCGCCAAGCGGAGCATCCTGCGCGACTGGGGCCTCAACGCCACCCAGGCCGCTCAGGTCGCCCGCGCCATGCCGCGCCGCGACGTCTTCTTCAGGACGCCGGAGGGCAGCCGCTTGGGGCAGCTCACCCTCGACCCGGCGGCGCTCGCCGTGTGCGGCTGCGGCGGGACCGCCCACAAGCGCCGCGCCTTCGAGCTGAGGACCGAGGTCGGGCCGCAGCGCTTCGCGGCCGAGTGGCTGCGCCGCAACGGCCTGACCGAGGCCGCCGACACCCTGGAGACGCTTCATGAGGGAGAGACAACATGA
- a CDS encoding type IV secretion system protein, with translation MDVSALSVVLHQLTAAVVTGLGLLGPDVQTALRLLMMLSYTLALLLWLFEGKAAVHGPFLRMLLKFAAIGALVEWFPAGSAALMQAAAQQGLNLVPGGGFSLDDPGYIAHLGIQAVIPLMQRVKEMLGPVDFFLNFVEIVIFLLAALVVIVSFCILAIQVFLAFLEYRLLSLAAYLAIPFAVLGPTSFVAERAIGYIAATALKLLVLGCIIAMCASTLLALTFTGTPTLAQAFGVAVLAAAIFVLAIKAPRAAAGLVNGGPVMDGVTALAALWTAGWLGMRAMAGAATAATGAPGSLAVGASAVWSGLRYAVGGATASVGSTGGGAGGGTVSGSAGASGGRRYPAGRFGGSRASAPRGSGWEQPMTDAQRGELDRLAAGRTYDPTLTRGQASRLIERWGGEASWLGRTASNATERPQDSPGKPSDPDRPADKGD, from the coding sequence ATGGACGTCAGCGCCCTCTCGGTCGTCCTGCACCAGCTCACCGCCGCCGTGGTCACCGGCCTCGGCCTGCTCGGGCCGGACGTGCAGACCGCCCTGCGCCTGCTGATGATGCTCTCCTACACACTGGCGCTGCTGCTCTGGCTGTTCGAGGGCAAGGCGGCGGTGCACGGCCCCTTCCTGCGCATGCTGCTGAAGTTCGCCGCCATCGGCGCGCTGGTCGAGTGGTTCCCCGCCGGCTCGGCCGCCCTGATGCAGGCCGCCGCCCAGCAGGGGCTCAACCTCGTGCCGGGCGGCGGCTTCTCCCTCGACGACCCCGGCTACATCGCCCACCTCGGCATCCAGGCGGTGATCCCGCTGATGCAGCGCGTCAAGGAGATGCTGGGGCCGGTCGATTTCTTCCTGAACTTCGTCGAGATCGTCATCTTCCTGCTCGCCGCCTTGGTGGTGATCGTCAGCTTCTGCATCCTGGCCATCCAGGTGTTCCTCGCCTTCCTGGAATACCGGCTCTTGTCGCTGGCCGCCTACCTCGCCATCCCCTTCGCCGTGCTGGGACCGACCAGCTTCGTCGCCGAGCGCGCCATCGGCTATATTGCGGCCACCGCGCTCAAGCTGCTGGTGCTCGGCTGCATCATCGCCATGTGCGCCTCGACCCTGTTGGCGCTGACCTTCACCGGCACGCCGACGCTGGCTCAGGCCTTCGGGGTGGCTGTGCTGGCGGCGGCGATCTTCGTGCTCGCCATCAAGGCGCCGCGCGCCGCCGCCGGCCTGGTCAACGGCGGCCCGGTGATGGACGGCGTCACGGCGCTGGCAGCACTCTGGACCGCCGGCTGGCTCGGCATGCGCGCCATGGCTGGTGCTGCAACCGCCGCCACCGGGGCGCCCGGCAGCCTCGCCGTCGGCGCCTCCGCGGTGTGGAGCGGTCTGCGCTACGCCGTTGGCGGCGCGACCGCATCCGTCGGGAGCACCGGCGGCGGTGCTGGTGGCGGAACCGTCAGTGGCTCCGCCGGCGCTTCAGGGGGGCGTCGCTACCCGGCCGGCCGCTTCGGCGGGTCCCGGGCTTCGGCCCCGCGCGGCAGCGGCTGGGAGCAGCCGATGACCGACGCCCAGCGCGGTGAACTCGACCGCCTCGCCGCAGGCCGCACCTATGACCCGACCCTCACCCGCGGGCAGGCCAGCCGGCTCATCGAACGCTGGGGCGGCGAAGCCTCCTGGCTGGGCCGCACCGCCTCCAACGCAACCGAACGGCCGCAGGATTCGCCGGGCAAGCCGTCCGATCCGGACCGTCCGGCCGACAAGGGAGATTGA
- a CDS encoding TrbG/VirB9 family P-type conjugative transfer protein, which produces MRVPVPLLALPLLAACATDGTPSDLAAEVPAPRTYTMADLRIPRTQMEEERREKPAPRPSRAQTRSWVGQANEAALDLPTLTCFKGKSCEYWYQSDLQYLVYMAEGNQTLVCLKPGEVVRDIVAPGAQVWIPHQPYSFGKGAQRTECIAFMPRRAGLNHQISIFTSERKYDLNVETHKRTHHVEVRWRYPEDYLATLNGQPVNVPATDRRDRTTELAYRDRRCTYTLDGDTPEWRPVPTADGQPPVCDDGEVTVINFTPGALGANGAPVLWRIGADATRIPVQYGRMNATYRVAGIHDHLLLALGAQEVHIRRTRP; this is translated from the coding sequence ATGAGAGTCCCTGTTCCTTTGCTGGCGTTGCCGCTGCTGGCCGCCTGCGCCACCGACGGGACACCGTCGGATTTGGCGGCGGAGGTCCCGGCGCCCCGGACCTACACGATGGCCGATCTGCGCATTCCCCGGACGCAGATGGAAGAGGAGCGGCGCGAGAAGCCGGCACCGCGGCCGTCGCGCGCACAGACCCGCAGTTGGGTCGGGCAGGCCAACGAGGCGGCGCTCGACCTGCCGACGCTGACCTGCTTCAAGGGCAAGAGCTGCGAGTACTGGTACCAGAGCGACCTGCAGTACCTCGTCTACATGGCCGAAGGGAACCAGACGCTGGTCTGCCTGAAGCCGGGCGAGGTGGTGCGCGACATCGTCGCTCCCGGCGCCCAGGTGTGGATCCCGCACCAGCCCTACAGCTTCGGCAAGGGCGCGCAGCGCACCGAGTGCATCGCCTTCATGCCGCGCCGCGCCGGTCTCAACCACCAGATCTCGATCTTCACCAGCGAGCGCAAGTACGACCTCAACGTCGAGACGCACAAGCGCACCCACCATGTCGAGGTGCGCTGGCGTTATCCCGAGGACTATCTCGCCACCCTGAACGGACAGCCGGTAAACGTTCCGGCCACCGACCGCCGCGACCGCACCACCGAGCTGGCGTACCGGGACCGGCGCTGCACCTACACGCTGGACGGCGACACCCCCGAATGGCGGCCGGTGCCCACCGCCGACGGCCAGCCGCCGGTGTGCGACGACGGCGAGGTGACGGTGATCAACTTCACCCCCGGCGCCCTCGGTGCCAACGGCGCGCCGGTGCTCTGGCGCATCGGCGCCGACGCCACCCGCATCCCGGTTCAGTACGGCCGCATGAACGCCACCTACCGCGTTGCCGGCATCCACGACCACCTGCTGCTGGCCCTCGGTGCCCAGGAGGTGCACATCCGGAGGACCCGCCCGTGA
- a CDS encoding TrbI/VirB10 family protein produces MTATNDTPQPSLVDPLARHRVVTSGPHVLRILLVAAIMIGLGLAAYMLGRSQGIDVPRVLGSLELPRGEPKLPSYEDMAPKPAPAPPPAPRFEKKDPPPPSARPQAKAAPTEDELRKKAMEAGVGGWSRKEDSKGVETAVQAASSDFAAGSDCFVPPGTPIPLLTVNRVVTERGGIVTARVTQDVWDAGFSCLAVPAGSVVTLDVGSGVTKGQKRIEVANPVITRPWPRNDTVRVAAVGADATGAAGLAGSVQVPWFQTGLLIAASAAVDAGVAALTGGGSLIGGVLGHAMDRPLDKAAKDLLDRAPVITLDAGEPVLLLLRGGLKADEFGRGH; encoded by the coding sequence GTGACCGCGACCAACGATACTCCTCAGCCGTCGTTGGTAGACCCGCTCGCCCGCCACCGGGTGGTAACCTCCGGCCCGCACGTGCTGCGCATCCTGCTCGTGGCGGCCATCATGATCGGACTCGGCTTGGCCGCCTACATGCTGGGCCGCAGCCAGGGGATCGACGTGCCCAGAGTGCTGGGCAGCCTGGAACTGCCGCGCGGCGAGCCGAAGCTGCCGAGCTACGAGGACATGGCGCCGAAACCCGCGCCGGCTCCGCCGCCGGCCCCCCGCTTCGAGAAGAAGGACCCGCCGCCTCCGTCGGCGCGACCGCAGGCCAAGGCCGCGCCGACGGAGGACGAGCTGCGCAAGAAGGCGATGGAGGCCGGTGTGGGCGGCTGGAGCCGCAAGGAGGACAGCAAGGGCGTCGAAACCGCCGTACAGGCCGCGTCATCGGACTTTGCCGCCGGATCCGACTGCTTCGTGCCGCCGGGCACGCCCATCCCCCTGCTGACGGTAAACCGGGTGGTGACCGAGCGCGGCGGCATCGTGACCGCGCGGGTGACACAGGACGTCTGGGATGCCGGCTTCTCCTGCTTGGCGGTGCCGGCCGGCTCGGTGGTGACGCTGGACGTGGGGAGCGGCGTTACCAAGGGGCAGAAGCGCATCGAGGTGGCCAACCCGGTGATCACCCGGCCCTGGCCGCGCAACGACACGGTGCGCGTTGCCGCGGTCGGAGCGGACGCCACCGGTGCCGCAGGGCTGGCCGGCTCGGTCCAGGTGCCGTGGTTCCAGACCGGACTGCTGATCGCCGCCAGCGCCGCGGTGGATGCCGGGGTGGCGGCGCTGACCGGTGGGGGCAGCCTGATCGGAGGTGTCCTCGGGCATGCCATGGACCGTCCGCTCGACAAGGCCGCCAAGGACCTGCTCGACCGGGCGCCTGTCATCACTCTGGACGCCGGGGAGCCGGTGCTGCTGCTGTTGCGTGGTGGCCTGAAGGCCGACGAGTTCGGCCGTGGACACTGA